In a single window of the Notamacropus eugenii isolate mMacEug1 chromosome 4, mMacEug1.pri_v2, whole genome shotgun sequence genome:
- the CA3 gene encoding carbonic anhydrase 3 has product MAKEWGYASHNGPDHWPEMYPFAKGDKQSPIELHTEDIRHDPSLLPWSASYDPGSAKTILNNGKTCRVVFDDTYDRSMLRGGPLSGGYRLRQFHLHWGSSDDHGSEHTVDGVKYAAELHLVHWNPKYGTFGEALKQPDGIAVVGIFLKIGREKGEFQIFLDALDKIKTKGKDAPFTNFDPSCLFPACRDYWTYHGSFTTPPCEECIVWLLLKEPITVSSDQMAKLRSLFFSAENEPPVPMVGNWRPPQPQKGRIVRASFK; this is encoded by the exons ATGGCCAAGGAATGGGGCTACGCCAGCCACAATG GACCTGATCATTGGCCTGAAATGTACCCCTTTGCTAAGGGTGACAAGCAGTCCCCTATTGAGCTGCATACCGAAGACATCAGGCATGATCCCTCTCTGCTGCCTTGGTCTGCGTCTTATGACCCAGGTTCTGCAAAGACCATTTTGAACAATGGAAAAACCTGCAGAGTTGTGTTTGATGACACCTATGATAGATCAA TGCTGAGAGGGGGTCCGCTGTCTGGAGGCTATCGACTGCGCCAGTTTCACCTTCACTGGGGCTCTTCTGACGATCATGGCTCAGAGCATACTGTGGATGGAGTGAAATATGCCGCTGAG cttcACCTGGTCCACTGGAATCCCAAATATGGCACTTTTGGAGAAGCTTTGAAACAACCTGATGGAATTGCTGTCGTGGGCATTTTTCTGAAG ATAGGACGTGAGAAAGGGGAATTTCAGATATTTCTCGATGCATTGGACAAAATTAAGACTAAG GGCAAAGATGCTCCTTTCACAAACTTTGACCCATCCTGTCTTTTCCCTGCTTGCCGGGATTATTGGACTTACCATGGCTCCTTCACCACCCCACCTTGTGAGGAGTGCATTGTCTGGCTTCTTCTGAAGGAACCAATCACCGTGAGCTCTGACCAG ATGGCTAAGCTGCGAAGTCTTTTCTTCAGTGCTGAGAATGAGCCTCCTGTGCCCATGGTGGGTAACTGGCGCCCTCCTCAGCCTCAGAAGGGCAGAATTGTGAGAGCCTCCTTCAAGTAG